The region CACCACGAAGTGGCAACTGCCGGCCAGAACGAAATCGGCGTGCAGTTCAACACCCTGGTGAAGAAGGCTGACGAAGTTCAGACTCTCAAGTACTGCGTACACAACGTTGCCGACGCTTACGGTCGCACCGCTACCTTCATGCCTAAGCCGCTGTACGGCGACAACGGCTCGGGTATGCACGTACACATGTCCATCTCCAAAGAAGGTAAGAACACCTTCTCCGGCGAAGGCTATGCCGGCCTGTCCGATACTGCTCTGTACTTCATCGGCGGCATCATCAAGCACGGTAAGGCACTGAACGGCTTCACCAACCCGGCTACCAACTCCTACAAGCGTCTGGTACCAGGCTTCGAAGCCCCGGTAATGCTGGCCTACTCCGCTCGCAACCGTTCGGCATCGATCCGTATTCCATACGTTTCCAGCCCGAAAGCCCGTCGCATCGAAGCTCGCTTCCCGGACCCGGCTGCCAACCCATACCTGTGCTTCGCTGCACTGATGATGGCCGGCCTGGACGGTATCCAGAACAAGATCCACCCAGGCGATGCCGCTGATAAGAACCTGTACGACCTGCCGCCTGAAGAGGCGAAAGAGATTCCACAGGTTTGCGGCAGCCTGAAAGAAGCCCTGGAAGAGCTGGACAAGGGCCGTGCGTTCCTGACCAAAGGTGGCGTGTTCTCCGACGACTTCATCGATGCCTACATCGCTCTGAAGAGCGAAGAAGAAATCAAGGTTCGTACCTTCGTACACCCACTGGAATACGAGCTGTACTACAGCTGCTAATCCAGTAACGCACTAAAGAAAGGCCTCTTCGGAGGCCTTTTCTTTTTTTCTGACATCGTTATACGAAACAACTGACAGGTACTGGAACCGGATAAAGGCAAACTGGCTTTTTCTAACGAGGCCAGCCCACCATGCGCATACCGCTACTTGCCGCACTGACAGCCCCCTTGTTGTCAATTCAAGGTTGCACTCCGACAACACCAGCAGACACGGCACTGGTCCAGCTGCTGGACAGTATGGAGCAACGCCTGGACATATCCGAACAGGTTGCCTTGAGCAAATGGGATTCTGGCCAGCTGGTCCAGGCACCTCAGCGCGAACGCCAGGTCATTGCCCAGGCGCAATCAGAGGCACTCCGCTCCGGCGTCGATGCTCAGCGCGCAGGCGTATTTTTTTTCGATCAGATCGAAGCCAACAAACTGCTGCAATACAGCGCGTTATCGCGCTGGCATGCAGCAGGCAGCGCCCCACAGACACCACGCATCGACCTGGCAACGCAACTGCGCCCACAACTGGATCGCCTGCAGCAAGTCTTGCTCGATGAACTGGCCGAATTTGATCGTCATAGACCCGAGCCCTGCTCGTCAGCCTTGGCTCAAGCCATAGAAAAGCGGAAAAAGAGTCCCGAACGCTCCTTGGCGCTGATTCGTGCCACCGCCCATTTGTGTCCAGCACTATGAACCCCCCCTATGCTCTATATTGGTGCACAGAACAGCGTTACCAGGAGCGGACCAGCCCAATTTGGTTCAAGCCAAGGGCTAATGTAGGGCTTTACAGCCATATTTAGCGCAAATCCAGGACTTTATCCGGCAGATCCGCTTCTTTTCGGAGCCTTGGTTTGTTTTTTGCATTTTCTTGTTACCAGCAGACAACCAGCGCCCGCGATCCCGGCACAGCCGGGGTCGTCATGAGCCAAAAGAGGTCAAAGACGCCCCATGACCATCAGCGATGCCCTGCACCGACTGCTACTGGACAACCTGACAACCGCGACCATATTGCTCAATGCCGATTTGCGCCTTGAGTACATGAACCCGGCAGCTGAAATGCTTCTGGCTATCAGTGGTCAACGCAGCCACGGGCAATTCATCAGTGAGTTGTTCACCGAATCACCGGAAGCGCTCAATTCATTGCGCCAGGCGGTCGAGCACGCGCATCCATTCACCAAGCGCGAAGCCCTGCTGACCTCTTTGACCGGACAAACCCAGACTGTCGACTATGCGGTAACGCCGATTCTGAGTGGCGGGCGAACCTTGTTGCTGCTTGAAGTACACCCCCGCGACCGACTGCTGCGGATCACCAAGGAGGAGGCCCAACTGTCCAAGCAGGAAACCACCAAATTGCTGGTGCGTGGCCTGGCCCATGAGATCAAGAACCCACTCGGGGGCATCCGTGGAGCCGCACAGCTGCTTTCCAGGGAGTTGCCCGAGGAAGGCCTCAAGGATTACACCAATGTGATCATTGAAGAGGCCGACCGCCTGCGTAACCTGGTCGACCGCATGCTCGGCTCGAACAAACTGCCGTCGCTGGCGATGACCAATATTCATGAAGTCCTCGAGCGGGTGTGCAGCCTGGTCGAGGCTGAAACCCAGGGCGGAATTACCCTGGTACGCGACTACGACCCGAGCCTGCCGGACGTGCTGATCGACCGCGAGCAAATGATCCAGGCCGTACTCAACATCGTGCGTAATGCCATGCAAGCCATCAGTGGCCAGAACGAACTTCGCCTGGGGCGAATCAGTCTGCGCACCCGGGCCATGCGCCAGTTCACCATTGGCCACACACGCCATCGCCTGGTGGCCAAGGTCGAGATCATCGACAACGGCCCAGGTGTTCCGGCCGAGCTGCAAGAAACCATCTTTTACCCAATGGTCAGCGGCCGTCCGGACGGTACCGGGCTGGGCTTGGCCATCACCCAGAACATCATCAGCCAGCACCAGGGCCTGATCGAATGTGACAGCCATCCAGGCCACACCATCTTTTCGATTTTCCTGCCGCTGGAACAAGGAGCCAACGCCTCATGAGCCGAAGTGAAACCGTCTGGATCGTCGACGATGATCGTTCCATCCGCTGGGTCCTGGAAAAAGCCCTGCAACAGGAAGGCATGACCACCCAGAGCTTCGACAGTGCCGACGGGGTCATGAGTCGCCTGGCCCGCCAGCAGCCGGATGTGATCATCTCCGATATCCGCATGCCCGGCGCCAGCGGCCTGGACCTGCTCGCACAGATTCGCGAACAGCATCCGCGCCTGCCAGTGATCATCATGACCGCCCATTCGGACCTCGACAGCGCGGTGGCCTCCTATCAAGGTGGTGCCTTCGAATACCTGCCCAAACCGTTCGACGTCGATGAGGCAGTGTCATTGGTCAAACGGGCCAATCAGCACGCTCAGGAGCAGCAAGGACTGGATGCCGCTCCAACCCTGACCCGCACCCCGGAAATCATTGGCGAAGCGCCAGCGATGCAGGAGGTGTTCCGCGCCATCGGCCGCCTGAGCCACTCCAACATCACCGTGCTCATCAACGGCGAGTCAGGCACCGGCAAAGAGCTGGTAGCCCATGCCCTGCACCGCCACAGCCCCCGTGCGGCTTCACCGTTCATCGCCTTGAACATGGCAGCCATTCCCAAGGACCTGATGGAATCCGAGCTGTTCGGTCACGAAAAAGGCGCGTTTACCGGTGCCGCCAACCTGCGTCGAGGGCGATTCGAGCAGGCCGACGGCGGCACGCTGTTCCTCGACGAGATCGGCGATATGCCGGCCGATACCCAAACCCGACTGCTGCGTGTACTGGCTGATGGCGAATTCTATCGGGTTGGCGGTCATGTGCCGGTCAAGGTCGATGTGCGGATTATCGCGGCGACTCACCAAAACTTGGAAACCCTGGTACAAGCCGGCAAGTTCCGCGAAGACTTGTTCCATCGCTTGAACGTTATCCGTATTCATATTCCACGCCTGGCCGATCGTCGCGAGGACATCCCGACACTGGCGCGACACTTCCTCGGCCGTGCCGCTCAGGAACTCGCGGTCGAGCCCAAGCTGCTCAAGCCGGAAACCGAAGAGTTCATGCGCAATCTGCCGTGGCCAGGCAACGTTCGCCAGCTGGAAAACACTTGTCGCTGGATCACGGTGATGGCGTCGGGTCGGGAAGTGCATGTTGGTGACTTGCCGCCTGAACTGCTCAACCTGCCTCAGGACACCGCTCCGGTGACCAACTGGGAACAGGCATTGCGTCAGTGGGCAGACCAGGCTTTATCCCGTGGCCAATCGAGCCTGCTCGACAGCGCCGTGCCAAGTTTCGAACGCATCATGATCGAGACGGCCCTCAAGCACACTGCTGGCCGACGGCGCGATGCTGCGGTGCTGCTCGGCTGGGGGCGCAACACCTTGACGCGCAAAATCAAGGAACTGGGAATGAAAGTGGCCGGCGGTGAAGAGGACGGCGAGGACGAAGCCTGACTCATCAATGGCTCACCTGCTGGAGGAGCGGTAGGTGCGGGCTTGCCCCGCAACCTGCCTTCTGGCAGCAGTTTCTCTACATGCACCGAACCAGTGCTCGATGCACCGCAGCAAAGCAGAAATCCCCGGGAGAAGCCCGATATAGACGCCAAAACCCGCTAATTTGAGGGTTGAAACAAAACTGGCACACACCCTGCATTAGTATCGGTACTTCCAGTTTCGGGGGCCTTGGTACAGGCAGGCCGGGGATTCCCCTCTTTTATTCGTGCAGGCGAACCTGCACTCGCCAGCGTCCATCTTGCTCCGCTCCGACCCAGTTGCCGTGCAGCGGTCGGGCCGCGATCAAGGTTACCAGCAACCCGCCATCGCTTTTCTGAATCCGCCAACTGACAGGCTTGCCCTGCTGTTCAAGCTGGCCTCGAGCCGCTTTGCCCTGCGCCTCGAACAGCAAGGCCACCGTGCCATCGACCTCTTCGCCATGGAGCTTGGGCTCCTCGTTGAACCACAGGTCCAAGCCGCCTTCGACTATCTGTACCTGTTGCAATTCGCGAGGCTCGGGGGTGGTCAGCCGACCGATCATCAGTCCGACCAGCATGCCGACAATCGCCAGCGAAAACAGCACTCGTGGCCATTGCTGCGAACGCCGGTCCGGTTCAGGAGTAGAATGCTCGCTATCTTTATGTTCGGAGCCGTGCATGTTTCACGTCATCCTCTTTCAACCAGAGATTCCGCCGAATACCGGCAACATTATCAGGCTGTGTGCCAACAGCGGCTGCCACTTGCACCTGATCGAGCCCATTGGCTTCGAACTGGACGACAAGCGTCTGCGTCGCGCCGGGCTGGACTACCACGAGTATGCCACTCTCAAACGTCATACCGATTTGTCCAGTTGCCTGGAAAGCCTCGGCCAGCCACGACTGTTCGCCTTCACTACCAAGGCCTCGCACCCCTACCACGAAACGGCGTTCCAGCCTGGTGATGCCTTTTTGTTCGGCCCGGAAAGCCGGGGCCTGCCTGCCGAGGTACTCGACAACCTGCCTGCGCAGCAGCGCCTGCGGCTGCCCATGCGCCCGGGGTGCCGGAGCCTGAACCTTTCTAATACGGTGGCAGTGACAGTGTATGAGGCTTGGCGTCAGCAGGGTTTTGCCTGACGGTTATCGCCCGATTCCTCGACAGCCCCATGAAAAAAGCGCCCATCAGGGCGCTTTTTCGGCACATTGCAACAAGCTTATTGCAGCGAGGGGGCTTCGCCAGCTTCCTGCATGCGTTGCATTTCTTGTGCGTACAGCGCATCGAAGTTGACTGGCGATAGCATCAGGGCCGGGAACGAACCGCGGGTCACCAGGCTGTCCAGCGCTTCACGCGCATACGGGAACAGGATGTTCGGGCAGAACGCACCCAGGGTGTGGCTCATCGAAGCCGGGTCCAGGTTCTTGATCAGGAAGATACCGGCCTGTTGGACTTCAGCGATGAAGGCCACTTCGTCACCGTTCTTGACGGTAACCGACAGGGTCAGCACGACTTCGTGGAAATCACCTTCCAGACCTTTCTGCTTGGTGTTCAGGTCCAGGGCAACACTTGGTTCCCACTGCTGACGGAAGATCGCCGGGCTTTTCGGCGCTTCGAACGACAGGTCACGCACATAGATGCGCTGCAGGGAGAATTGTGGAGCGCTTTCGTCAGCAGCGGCCGCTTCGTTGTTCTGTTGATCAGTCATGACAGATCCTTCTTTGCAGGGTCTTTAATAGGGGTTCTTGGTCAAGCCTTGAGCAAACCATCGAGCTTGCCGGAGCGCTCAAGGGCATACAGGTCGTCGCAACCGCCGACATGGGTACTGCCGATCCATATCTGCGGTACCGAGGTACGGCCGGCCTTCTGGACCATTTCAGCACGCACCTGCGGCTTGCCATCGACCTTGATCTCTTCGAAAGCCACACCTTTGCTCTGCAACAGGTGCTTGGCCCGCGAGCAGTAAGGGCAGTAGTCGCTGGAGTAGACGATGACGTTGTTCATATCACTTCACCAGAGGCAGGTTGTCGGCTTTCCAGCTCGACACACCACCGGACAGCTTGGCAGCGGTAAAACCGGCCTTGAGCAATTCACGGGCGGTGGTGCCGGCATGCTGGCCCATCGCATCGACCACGATCAGGGTCTTGGCCTTGTGCTTTTCCAGCTCGCCGATACGGGCAGCGAACTTGTCTTGCGGAATATTCAGAGCGCCAACAATGTGGCCAGCCGCGTAATCCTTGGTCGAACGGATGTCGATAACCAGGCCTTTCTCGCTGTTGACCAGTGCCGTCAGCTCGCCGGTACTCAGGCTACGACCACCTTTGCGGGCTTCAGTAACGATCAGCAGAATCAGCAGAACGACGAAGATACCAACCAGCAGATAGTGATTTGTTGCGAATTCAATCAGGTGAGCAACCATCGGAGGGTGTTCCAGGCCATTAAAAATGTTGGCCAGTATACACAGCCCCCTAGGTCGGCCAAAGCCCGCCCGAGCGGCTAGCTGCCAGTAATTCTCATCTATGCCTGCTGTCCGTCGGCCAACGCTGGGCGGCGGGCAAGGTAAATTCGTCATTCATGGCCAATTTGCCCTAAAATGCGTGTCTTTATCATCTGAACAACCGTGAGTGCGATTGATGACGAGCACGCCAAAACCTTTGGTCCTGATCATCCTGGATGGTTTCGGTCATAGCGAAAGCCACGAATACAACGCCATCTACTCGGCCAACACGCCGGTCTACGATCGCCTGCGCGCCACCCAGCCGCATGGCTTGATCTCGGGCTCGGGCATGGACGTCGGCCTGCCTGACGGACAGATGGGCAACTCGGAAGTGGGTCATATGAACCTTGGCGCTGGCCGCGTGGTTTACCAGGACTTCACTCGGGTGACCAAATCCATCAAAGATGGCGACTTTTTCGAAAATGCCGTGCTGTGCGGCGCGGTCGACAAAGCCGCATCAGCCGGCAAAGCCGTCCACATTCTCGGTCTGCTTTCCGATGGTGGCGTGCACAGCCACCAGGACCACTTGATCGCCATGGCCGAACTGGCCGCACAGCGTGGCGCCGAGAATATCTACCTGCACGCCTTCCTTGACGGCCGTGACACGCCCCCCAAAAGCGCACAGTCGTCCATCGAGCTGCTCGACGCCACGTTCGCCAAGCTCGGCAAGGGCCGCATCGCCAGCCTGATCGGTCGCTACTACGCTATGGACCGCGATAATCGCTGGGACCGTGTTGCAGCTGCCTATAACCTCATCGTCGACAGCGCCGCCGAATTTACCGCCGACAACGCCAAGGCTGGCCTCGAAGCTGCCTACGCCCGTGGCGAGAGCGACGAGTTCGTCAAAGCCACACGCGTTGGCGCAGCAGTCAAGGTCGAAGACGGCGACGCGGTAATCTTCATGAATTTTCGCGCCGACCGCGCCCGCGAACTGTCGCGCGTGTTCGTCGAAGCCGATTTCAACGAATTCCCACGAGCACGCCTGCCGAAATTGGCGGCCTATATCGGCCTGACCCAGTATTCGGCAAAAATCCCGGCCCCTGCCGCTTTTGCCCCTGGCAGCTTGGACAACGTGCTGGGCGAATACCTGGCCAAGAACGGCAAGACTCAGCTACGCATTGCCGAAACCGAGAAGTACGCGCACGTCACCTTCTTCTTCTCCGGCGGTCGCGAAGAACCGTTCGAAGGCGAAGAGCGCATCCTGATTCCATCGCCAAAGGTCGCTACCTATGACCTGCAGCCGGAAATGAGCGCTCCGGAAGTGACCGACCGCATCGTTGAAGCCATCGAGCAGCAGCGTTACGACGTGATCGTGGTCAACTATGCCAACGGCGACATGGTCGGCCATAGCGGTGTATTCGAAGCGGCGGTCAAGGCAGTTGAGGCACTGGACCTGTGTGTCGGGCGCATCGTCCAAGCTCTCGACAAGGTTGGCGGCGAAGCCTTGATCACGGCTGACCATGGCAACGTCGAGCAAATGGAAGATGCCTGTACTGGTCAGGCGCACACCGCGCATACCACCGAGCCGGTGCCTTTCATCTATGTCGGCAAACGCAACGTCAAGGTCCGCGAAGGCGGTGTTCTGGCTGACGTCGCGCCAACCATGCTCAAACTGCTGGGCCTTGAAAAACCAGCAGAAATGACCGGCGAGTCGATTCTCGTAGAGGGCTGAAGCTAAAAGTCATCAGCACCAAGGGGCAAGAAAAGGCGCAATCGCGCGCGATCTTCTTGCCACTTGATGCGTGCAACTTGAAGCTTTAGCCGACCAACGCCTCAACGCAGTTGCCTTGAGGCGTTTTTTTTGCGGCCTGCGGCGGGCATACTAGGCCAGTCTCCATCCCTGGTGTCGCTCACTCCATGTTCCGCGTCCTGATCGTTCTAGCCATGTCTTGCTTGCTCAGCCCGGCGTTTGCCGATGAGCGCGCGCAAACCCAGCAGCAACTGGACGCCACGCGTCAGGACATTGCCGAGCTGAAAAAAATGCTTGGCCAGTTGCAGCAGGAAAAATCCGGTGTGCAGAAAGACCTGCGCAATACCGAAACCGATATCGGCAAGCTGGAAAAGCAGGTGGAGGCCCTGCAACAGGAACTAAAAAAGACCGAGGGCGAGCTGGAGCGCCTTGATCAAGAGAAAAAAAAACTCCAGAGCGCCCGCGTTGAACAACAACGGCTGATTGCCATCCAGGCCCGTTCGGCTTACCAGAACGGCCGCGAGGAATACCTCAAGCTGCTGCTCAACCAGCAGAACCCGGAAAAATTCGCTCGCACCCTGACCTATTACGACTACCTCAGCCAGGCGCGCCTGGCGCAGTTGCGCAGTTTCAATGAAACCTTGCGCCAGTTGGCCAACGTCGAACAGGACATCAGCCTGCAGCAAGCCCAGCTACTGGCCCAGCAAGGCAACCTGGACGCTCAGCGCCAGGAACTCGAAAAAGTACGCAGCGAACGCCAGCAAGTACTGGCCAAGCTCAATACCGACGTCAAAGCCCGCGACCAGAAACTGCAGGCTCGTGAGCAGGATCAGGCCGACCTGAGCAAAGTTCTCAAAACCATTGAAGAAACCCTGGCCCGACAGGCCCGTGAAGCCGAAGCAGCCCGTCAAAAGGCGCTGCTCGCGGCCCAGGAAGCGCAAAAGCAGCGTCAGCGCGACGCCCTGGCAGCAAGCAGCAGCGCGACGCCAAGCAAACCCAAGGCCCTTCCCGGCCCCCTGGTTTCCAGCAGCGGCGAAACCTTCGGCGGCGCTTTTTCTTCGGCTCGAGGAAAACTTCCATGGCCGGTCAATGGTCGATTGCTCGCGCGGTTTGGCGAAGCCCGTGGCGGTGACTCACGGGCAAAATGGGACGGGGTAATGATCAGTGCCTCTGCCGGCAGCCAAGTACGTGCTGTGCATGGCGGTCGAGTCGTGTTCGCCGACTGGTTGCGCGGCGCTGGACTTCTGGTCATTCTCGACCATGGTAATGGTTACCTGAGCCTGTACGGCCACAACCAGAGCCTGCTCAAGAGTGCCGGAGACGTGGTCAAGGCCGGTGAGGCCATTTCCACCGTCGGCGACAGCGGTGGCCAGAACAGCTCGGGGCTGTATTTCGCCATCCGCCAGCAAGGTCGCCCCAGCGACCCCGCACAATGGTGCCGTGCCCAAGGATAGGCCCACCCCTTATTTGACGGCCTAGCGTGAGATCACGCTGTGCCGAAGCTCCAGCCGGAGCGCTACCAGGATCAGGAGTTCGTTCGACATGCTGCATTCGCCTCGCCTCACCTCGCTGGCCCTGACCATCGCCATGGTCCTTGGCGCGCCCCTGGCCCGCGCGGCCGAGCCGACCAAGCCCACCGCGGTGCCGGCCACGACGGTATCGGCTGCCGCTTCCGCCAAGGCACCGTTGCCTCTGGACGAGCTGCGCACCTTTGCCGAGGTCATGGACAGGATCAAAGCCGCTTATGTCGAACCTGTAGACGACAAGACCCTGCTGGAAAACGCCATCAAAGGCATGCTCAGCAACCTCGATCCGCACTCCGCCTACCTGGGGCCGGAAGATTTCCAGGAACTGCAGGAAAGCACCAGCGGCGAATTCGGCGGCCTGGGCATCGAAGTCGGTATGGAAGATGGCTTCGTCAAAGTGGTATCGCCAATTGACGACACGCCGGCCTCACGTGCCGGAATCGAAGCCGGCGACCTGATCGTCAAGATCAATGGCCAACCAACTCGCGGCCAGACCATGACTGAAGCGGTCGACAAGATGCGCGGCAAGATCGGTGAGAAAATTACCCTGACGCTGGTACGCGACGGCGGCACGCCATTCGACGTAACCCTTGCCCGCGCAGTCATTCAGGTCAAGAGCGTGAAGAGCCAACTGCTCGAAGACGGCTACGGCTATATCCGTATTACCCAGTTCCAGGTCAAGACCGGTGAAGAAGTCGGCAAGGCCCTGGCCAAGCTGCGCAAAGACAACGGTAAGAAGCTGCGCGGTCTGGTCCTGGACCTGCGCAACAACCCCGGAGGTGTACTGCAATCGGCGGTTGAAGTGGCAGACCACTTCTTGACCAAAGGCTTGATCGTCTACACCAAGGGACGGATTGCCAACTCCGAGCTGCGCTTCTCTGCCGATCCAGCCGACGCCAGTGAAGCAGTACCGCTTGTGGTACTGATCAACGGTGGCAGCGCCTCGGCGTCGGAAATTGTCGCTGGCGCACTGCAAGACCAGAAGCGCGGCGTGCTGATGGGGACCGACAGCTTCGGCAAGGGCTCGGTGCAAACCGTATTGCCGTTGAACAATGATCGTGCGCTCAAGCTCACCACAGCGCTGTATTACACCCCCAATGGCCGTTCGATTCAGGCCCAGGGCATTGTTCCGGACATCGAGGTGCGCCAGGCGAAGTTGACCGCCGAGCAAGACACCGAGAACTTCAAGGAAGCCGACCTGCAAGGCCACTTGGGCAACGGTAATGGTGGTGCCGACCGGCCAACCAGCAACGCCAAGCGCAAAGAGCGGCCACAAGACAACGACTTCCAGCTCAGCCAGGCCCTCAGCCTGCTCAAGGGCTTGAGCATCACCCACAGCAAGTGACGCTCTGCATGCGCTACCTGTTGTGCACCCTTCTGTATCTGTTGAGCAGCGCCGCTTTTGCGGCGCCTGCCCATCAGGGCAAAGCCTACCTGAGCCTGATCATCGATGACCTGGGCCAGAACAGCGCTCGCGACAGCCGTACCTTGGCCCTACCCGGCCCGGTAACACTGGCGATCATGCCCGACACCCCTCATGCCACAGACTTCGCCCGCCAGGCCCACAAGGCTGGAAAGACGGTGATTCTGCACATGCCCATGGACCCGGCAACCGGTCCTTACGCCTGGCATCCGGGTACGCCACTGCCCGAGCTGGCGCAGCGCCTGGCTGCGGCCCTGGACAAGGTGCCTTATGCCGCTGGGATCAACAATCACATGGGCAGTCGCATGACGTCGCAAGCCGAGCCGATGGCCTGGCTTATGGCTGAACTGCAACGCCGTCACCTGTACTTCATCGACAGCCGCACCAGCGCGGCCACCGTGGCCGCGGCCAAGGCTCAAGCACTCGATCTCGCGCATGTGTCGCGGGATGTGTTCCTCGATGATGTACGCACCCCAGAAGCCATTGCCGCGCAACTACAGCAAGGGATCGACTTGGCGCGCAAGCAGGGGTCGGCGGTGCTGATCGGCCACCCCTACCCGCAGACCCTCGAAGTGCTCGAACGCGAACTGCCCCGGCTCAAAAGCCAGGGCATCGAGTGGATCACCATCGGCCAAATGATTGCCCAACGTGGCAACCTGGCCATGCCAGCCCATGGCAAACACGGCCTGTACCAGAACCGCTAGCTGGTCACTCGAAGGGAATAATGCCCTCCACATCAGCCAAGCGCAGTTTGCCCCGATAGATATCCAGCACGTCGTTGTTTTGGGCCGCGCGCATTTGCGCCTCCCGCCCAAGTTTGCGTTGTGCCCAGATTTTCAGATGCCCCTGGGTGAAGCTACGGTCATCGGCGTCCTCGCTGGAGTAGTGGAAGTGCGCCTCCCAAAGGCCCACTCCCCGGTCTTGTCCCAACTCGGGAAGCCGCCTGATTTCATAAACATCCAAATAGTCATGGGCTGCCAATCTCCTGCGCGACACACTACGAGCTATCGTTACCTGTCTTTCCTGGAACAGATACTTCAGGCCATTTGCCGAAGGATGGCTGGTGGTCAAATACAACGACTTGAGCAGATCCCGCTGGTTCGACTCCAGGCGTTGGATGCCGCTGCGCAGCTCTTCGTACAGCGGGGCGTCCACTGAACTCCGCGCTATGCCAGCCATGACTTCCTGCAACTTCTGCGTGTGCTGCTCCATGACCGTCGTCAACCCCAGCGGCTCCTTGGAGTTGCTGTAACGCCGCGCAAGATCAACCACCGAGTTGATTTCATCGAGTAATTTACGCGCACGTTTTCTGATACCGCGCATGTTGTCTGGCGTCGAAGGCGAGGTAGGAGCGAGTGGGTCGCGGGCCGGTGCAACCTCTTCAACCCCCCGCGGGTCGAAGGTTTTCAGGACATTGCCCTGACTGTCCTTCTGTTGGATGACCGGAGCGCCGTCGACCTCCAACTCTTCACCCAGTACGCTCCTACCCTTTTGCGTCAGAACCACGCGCCGTTTACCGCCCCGGGAGTGCTGCGAGTACGTACGAACAGGACGCGGCTCAGCAAGCTCTTGCTCTCGTACCGCCGAAGTCATTTCCTTTCTAGCCGAGTCCTGAAGCTTCTTCAGCGATGCCCGGTACAGCTTGAGTTTCTCACTTCGGATAGCAGGACCGCCCAGACTTGCCAGATAATCAGCCATACAGGCTGCTTCTTCGTACGACTCCAGTACGCCATTGAGGACGTCGAT is a window of Pseudomonas sp. DG56-2 DNA encoding:
- the glnA gene encoding glutamate--ammonia ligase, whose amino-acid sequence is MSKSVQLIKDHDVKWIDLRFTDTKGIQHHVTMPSRDALDEDFFEAGKMFDGSSIAGWKGIEASDMILMPDDSSAVLDPFTEEPTLILVCDIIEPSTMQGYDRDPRAIARRAEEYLKTTGIGDTVFVGPEPEFFIFDEVKFKSDISGSMFKIYSEQGSWMSDQDVEGGNKGHRPGVKGGYFPVPPFDHDHEIRTAMCNAMEEMGLVIEVHHHEVATAGQNEIGVQFNTLVKKADEVQTLKYCVHNVADAYGRTATFMPKPLYGDNGSGMHVHMSISKEGKNTFSGEGYAGLSDTALYFIGGIIKHGKALNGFTNPATNSYKRLVPGFEAPVMLAYSARNRSASIRIPYVSSPKARRIEARFPDPAANPYLCFAALMMAGLDGIQNKIHPGDAADKNLYDLPPEEAKEIPQVCGSLKEALEELDKGRAFLTKGGVFSDDFIDAYIALKSEEEIKVRTFVHPLEYELYYSC
- a CDS encoding chorismate mutase — translated: MRIPLLAALTAPLLSIQGCTPTTPADTALVQLLDSMEQRLDISEQVALSKWDSGQLVQAPQRERQVIAQAQSEALRSGVDAQRAGVFFFDQIEANKLLQYSALSRWHAAGSAPQTPRIDLATQLRPQLDRLQQVLLDELAEFDRHRPEPCSSALAQAIEKRKKSPERSLALIRATAHLCPAL
- the glnL gene encoding nitrogen regulation protein NR(II), with the translated sequence MTISDALHRLLLDNLTTATILLNADLRLEYMNPAAEMLLAISGQRSHGQFISELFTESPEALNSLRQAVEHAHPFTKREALLTSLTGQTQTVDYAVTPILSGGRTLLLLEVHPRDRLLRITKEEAQLSKQETTKLLVRGLAHEIKNPLGGIRGAAQLLSRELPEEGLKDYTNVIIEEADRLRNLVDRMLGSNKLPSLAMTNIHEVLERVCSLVEAETQGGITLVRDYDPSLPDVLIDREQMIQAVLNIVRNAMQAISGQNELRLGRISLRTRAMRQFTIGHTRHRLVAKVEIIDNGPGVPAELQETIFYPMVSGRPDGTGLGLAITQNIISQHQGLIECDSHPGHTIFSIFLPLEQGANAS
- the ntrC gene encoding nitrogen regulation protein NR(I), translating into MSRSETVWIVDDDRSIRWVLEKALQQEGMTTQSFDSADGVMSRLARQQPDVIISDIRMPGASGLDLLAQIREQHPRLPVIIMTAHSDLDSAVASYQGGAFEYLPKPFDVDEAVSLVKRANQHAQEQQGLDAAPTLTRTPEIIGEAPAMQEVFRAIGRLSHSNITVLINGESGTGKELVAHALHRHSPRAASPFIALNMAAIPKDLMESELFGHEKGAFTGAANLRRGRFEQADGGTLFLDEIGDMPADTQTRLLRVLADGEFYRVGGHVPVKVDVRIIAATHQNLETLVQAGKFREDLFHRLNVIRIHIPRLADRREDIPTLARHFLGRAAQELAVEPKLLKPETEEFMRNLPWPGNVRQLENTCRWITVMASGREVHVGDLPPELLNLPQDTAPVTNWEQALRQWADQALSRGQSSLLDSAVPSFERIMIETALKHTAGRRRDAAVLLGWGRNTLTRKIKELGMKVAGGEEDGEDEA
- the trmL gene encoding tRNA (uridine(34)/cytosine(34)/5-carboxymethylaminomethyluridine(34)-2'-O)-methyltransferase TrmL, coding for MFHVILFQPEIPPNTGNIIRLCANSGCHLHLIEPIGFELDDKRLRRAGLDYHEYATLKRHTDLSSCLESLGQPRLFAFTTKASHPYHETAFQPGDAFLFGPESRGLPAEVLDNLPAQQRLRLPMRPGCRSLNLSNTVAVTVYEAWRQQGFA
- the secB gene encoding protein-export chaperone SecB; this encodes MTDQQNNEAAAADESAPQFSLQRIYVRDLSFEAPKSPAIFRQQWEPSVALDLNTKQKGLEGDFHEVVLTLSVTVKNGDEVAFIAEVQQAGIFLIKNLDPASMSHTLGAFCPNILFPYAREALDSLVTRGSFPALMLSPVNFDALYAQEMQRMQEAGEAPSLQ
- the grxC gene encoding glutaredoxin 3, with amino-acid sequence MNNVIVYSSDYCPYCSRAKHLLQSKGVAFEEIKVDGKPQVRAEMVQKAGRTSVPQIWIGSTHVGGCDDLYALERSGKLDGLLKA
- a CDS encoding rhodanese-like domain-containing protein, whose amino-acid sequence is MVAHLIEFATNHYLLVGIFVVLLILLIVTEARKGGRSLSTGELTALVNSEKGLVIDIRSTKDYAAGHIVGALNIPQDKFAARIGELEKHKAKTLIVVDAMGQHAGTTARELLKAGFTAAKLSGGVSSWKADNLPLVK